A genome region from Megalobrama amblycephala isolate DHTTF-2021 linkage group LG18, ASM1881202v1, whole genome shotgun sequence includes the following:
- the LOC125253400 gene encoding urokinase plasminogen activator surface receptor-like, which translates to MDLQISVFLLFIVFTAAHSLSCYKCMGRNGSCAGQTVKTCPSGSSQCMSLTMITPIGNISREVKVKDCYPACQNGSLNLGSSKSTYSCCDTDLCNVQDTPDHPSIFPNGKKCFSCDDQSCSTVSCSGTEDRCVKATAIYGDLSVLLKGCVSKSICDAAVSAFNNFNLGSVSCCEGSLCNGAQSVSQSFLFLCCSLLSYFLLH; encoded by the exons ATGGATCTGCAAATCTCAGTTTTTCTTCTCTTCATTGTTTTCACTGCAG CACACTCTCTCAGCTGTTATAAGTGCATGGGTCGGAACGGTTCTTGTGCGGgacaaacagtaaaaacatgTCCCAGTGGATCTTCTCAGTGCATGAGTTTAACAATGATTACACCAATCG GTAACATTAGTCGTGAAGTGAAGGTTAAAGATTGTTATCCTGCCTGTCAAAATGGGTCCCTGAACTTAGGCAGTTCAAAGTCAACTTATTCCTGCTGTGACACGGACCTGTGTAACGTCCAAGATACTCCAG ATCATCCCAGCATTTTCCCTAATGGAAAGAAATGTTTCTCCTGTGATGATCAGAGCTGCTCAACAGTGAGCTGTTCAGGGACTGAAGACCGCTGTGTTAAAGCAACag CGATTTATGGTGACCTGTCAGTGCTTCTAAAAGGCTGCGTTTCTAAATCCATCTGTGATGCTGCTGTTtcagcatttaataattttaacctCGGGAGTGTCTCATGTTGTGAGGGGAGCCTGTGTAACGGTGCTCAGAGTGTCTCCCAGAGCTTCCTGTTCCTCTGCTGTTCTCTGCTCTCCTACTTCCTGCTGCACTGA